ACCAGTGCAAATATGGAATTGTCATAGAGCCATGCATCGGGCATAAGAATATCCAGCGCGCCTTCATAGTTTTTATTGTTTTGTAAAAAACCCTGGAAACCGATGGTGTATTCCCCTTTAGAATGCGGAGAAAACAGGTATTTAATATCGTAAGAACTTGTTGATAGTCTTAGCCCCAGGTCAATAGTGTCAAAAGCAGTTTCTATTTCTTCTCGCAGGTTAATGTGATGTCCCAGGTTGATATAAAGCTTAGATGCCTTGAAAAATAATTTGTTTTGGAGTGTGAAAATATGGTCGTTCAGGTTTTGAAAGGGCAATTGCATTTTCCTGTCATTGCGACTTGTGGCAAGACTTTCCTGCATTTCAGTATCGGAAATAATACCCGGTTTTTGCCCTGAATAGGTGTAAGAAAAACGAGAGGAGCCGTGATTTCTGATTATTCCAAAATCAAGGTTTATATTCTTTGAACTAAAGCGCGAGTTGCCAATTGTTCTTCCTGTTCCGCTTTTATAATCCGCATGATTTTGAATGTTTTTGCGCAATATCCAGAAGAATCCATTTTCGCCAGTTCCTTTAATTCCCAATGAAGAATTCAGCCCAAGTGAATTGGAATAACCAGAGATGGTATAATCCCCCTCTATTTTTCCGCTAATGGCCGGTTTTTCATCAATCAAATTAATCACGCCACCCAATGCACCCGATCCGTAAATCAATGAAGCAGGGCCTTTAATAACTTCAATCCGGTCTATTCCATTGTTGTCAAGGCCAATGCCGTGATCTTCACCCCACTGTTGGTTTTCAAAGCGCATCCCCCTGTAGATCGTCATAATGCGGCTGAATGAGAGGCCGCGAATAACAGGTTTTCCAATACCACTTCCAAAACTGATCTGGTCAATACCGGGCCTTTCGCTCAAAGCATCCATCATTCCGATATTTCCACTTTCCGATATTTCTTTTTTACTTATGCTTTCAATCTGAAAAGGGGTCTCTTCTTTGCGTGATGTACGTGCTCCTGAAACCACGATTTCATCAATAGTGACATTGCTTTTATTTAAATGAATATTTAGGACTTCTTCCTGGGGAATATTGCTTTTAATGGTTTTTGAACTGTACCCAACTGCAGAAATCTGAACATAATAAGTACCGGCCTTAATATTTTTGAACTCAAAATATCCTTTCTCATTGCTTATGCTCCCTCGCATTAATTCAGGAATATATACTGATATTCCGCTCAGTGGATTTTCATTTTCCTGCTCATATACATAGCCCGATAAAGCTTGGGCAAATACTGTATTATTTAGAACAGAAAATAAAATAAGCAGTGTAAATAGAATTGTTTTTCTTTTCATTTTTAAGGCAGCATTATCTTATTTTTAGACAAAGCTAAAAATATTTTATCACAAAACGAAAGTGGTAAAAAATAAATTTAGGGTATCTTTGGGCGGATACTTAGTTTATCTAATCATTTCAGATTTTCCCTATGAACTGGAAAACAAAATTGGTACTGCAGTTTACCAAGCTGAAAAAGCCCATTGATGGCAGTGCTGCTATTAACATTCACAAATTGAGGAAAAATGCGGCATCCGGAGCCAGGTTGGGCAGTCTTCTTTTTGATGAAAAAATTAAAATCAAAGGGCTGAAGGATACCGAGGCAGATGGAGTTCCCATAAGGATTTACAGAGACAGCGATGAAACGGATTTACCCGTAATGATTTACTATCACGGTGGCGGTTTTGTGGTACTTGATCTCGATTCACACGATAGGGTGTGCAGGCGCTTGTGCAAGATGAACAATTGCATTGTGGTTTCCGTAGATTATCGCTTGGCGCCCGAGCACAGTTTTCCATTGGCCCATGATGATGCTTTTACGGCTATCAATTGGGTTTTAAATCATATTGGCGAATACAGGGGAAATCCTGAAAAGTTGATTTTGGCCGGAGACAGTGCCGGTGGAAATTTGGCGGCATGCATGGCACATCGCTGCAAAAGGGAGCAAATTCCGGTAAAGGCCCAGATTTTGATTTATCCTTGGATAGATGGGAAAATGGACAATCCTTCCATAGAGCGAAATGGCGAAGGCTATATGTTGACCAAAGACGCTTTGTTTTGGTATCGCGAACAATATACTCCCAATCCGGAAGATCAATGCAGGCCAGAGGTTTCACCCTGTTATGAAAAGGATTTTAAAGGACTGCCTCCAGCTTTTGTACTTACCGCTGAATTCGATCCACTATTGGACGATGGCAAAAAATATTTCGACCAACTGAAAAGAGCGGGTAATAATGGGCTTTACAAAGAATATCCCAATATGATCCACGGCTTTTTCAATATGCCCAAAATCAGTCCCGATGCCTTGCAGGCCTATAAGGATATCCAGATATTTTTGAACCTAGCACTGGCTGAAAGTAAATCCTAATAGAAAAATTAGTAGTAATTTTTCGGTTGTAATAGGAATATTTGTACAAATATTTCGGTTATAATAGGAAAATTCATAGTTTTATCAAATGGATACTACTAAAAGAATTGCTGAAAAAGATATACAAAATTGGTTTTTCAAGTCAAAAGTATTGGTCGTAACAGGGGCAAGGCAAGTAGGAAAAACCACCATGTTGCAAAACATACTTTCTGAAAAAGAACAAGTTTTGTGGCTGAATGCAGATGAAACCGCTACTAGAGAAAGGCTTCAGGAGCATAATTTAAGTGCGCTGAAAGGAATAGTGGGCAATTATAAAATTATTGTAATTGATGAAATACAAAGGGTTAGAAATTCGGGCTTATTGCTAAAGTTGCTTGTCGATAATTTCAAGGACATTCAAGTTTTAGCAACAGGTTCATCTGCCTTGGATATTTCCGAAACTGTTTTTGAGCCTCTTACTGGCAGACATTTGCTTTTTCATCTTTACCCTTTTTCGCTTGCTGAAATTTATCCTTCAAAATCTTCATTCGAAATTGAACAGCAATTGCCATTTCATTTGACTTATGGCAACTATCCTGAAATTTGCAACCAAAGAGCAGATGCAGAAAAACTTTTGAAAAATCTGTCAGCGCAATATTTGTATAAAGATGTGTTGGTATGGAAAGACATAAGAAAGCCTGAATTGCTTGATAAATTACTCAAATTGTTGTCCTATCAAGTTTGTTCAGAAGTGTCTTTACATGAACTGAGCAATCAATTACAAGTCCGGTCTGAAACGGTGGAGACCTATATCGATTTACTTGAAAAGTCTTTTGTGATTTATCGGCTTCCTGCATATAGCACGAATGCTAGAAAAGAAGTGACCAAAATGCATAAAATACTGTTTTGGGACAATGGAATTAGAAATGCCGTGATTGATAATTTTGATGATTTACAATTGCGGAATGATCAGGGGCAGCTTTGGGAAAACTTCATGATTGGTGAACGTATGAAAATGAATGCTTGGCTTAATTCGGACACGAAAAGTTTTTTTTGGCGCAATTACAATCAAAGTGAAGTAGATTATTTAGAAACCAAAAAGGGTGAAATCAAAGCTTTTGAAATGAAGTGGAATTTTAATAAAAATCAGAAGGTGAGCAGGGCTTTTACAAATGCTTATCCAAATGCAGCTACAGATGTAATTCATCCGAGAAATTTTGTGGAATTTTGTCGCATAAATTCCTAAAATACCGATGGTGGCAAAAGAGTTGGTTTTGTATCAAAAACAATACACTCCCAACCCGGAAGATCAATACAAGCCAAAAGGATATTCATCGGTTTTTAGGAACCTTGTAAAACACGCTTAAAAAGTTTGAAAGTAGAAATTACTTATAAGACCCCCCCTGTGTAGTTTGATTATTGATAACCCTTTGATTTCAGTAAATTAGTGGAAATTAAGTTGTTGTGAAAAATATAAGCCTTATTGCTTTATTGATGCTTGTGTTATTCCATGCGCACAATGCGCAGGAATGGCTACGCCCATTAGATTTTACAGCACCTGATCAATCTAACGCCCGGCTAAGTACTACTGAAATTTTTCAAAACAGCATCAATAAAAATTTAAACTGTGAGAATTGTTTAGCAAAAAAACAAGCTGACAATGCTTATCCCTGGGATACGGTATTGTGTTTTAAGTGGAACAAGGATGATTGGTTGTACTATGATATGCGTGTTTTGACTTTTGATGACCAAGGCAATATTACCCAAAATGTATCAATTTTTTTTGATGAGTTTGGATGGAAAAAATATAAAAGATCGATTTATGAGTATAATCCTGAAGGAAATTTAACCTATGGCCTAAGTCAGAGAAAAAATGGCGGATCGTGGGAAAATGATATGCAATCAATTAATGAATATGATGCTGAGGGCAATCTAACAAATGCAGTTAGACAATCCTGGAAAAACGACAGGTGGGAAAACAATAACAGGCAGATTTATGAATATGATAATCAAGGAAATTTAGCAAGTGGGTATTATCAAACATGGGGAAATTCCAAATGGAACAATTATGCAAAATCAATATTCTCCTACAATAAAGACAATTTAAGGGATACAACATACAGTTACAGTTGGGATGGCAATAAATGGAAGCTTAGATCAAAATCAATTACAGAATATGATGATAATGAAAATGTGTTATACCGTCTCAGCCAAACATGGGAAGATTCTTTATGGGTGAACAACAATCGGTACATCAACACTTATAATTCAGATAGTCAACAAACCAGATATACAAGCCAATTTTGGAATGGCGTGTTTTGGGCAAATGATGAAAGGGCAATTTACACCTACACTCCTGCAGGTAAGAGAACAAAAATTTTGTACCAGGAAGGCGATGGATTGTATTGGGATAATGACGAGCAAATTATTTACATGCATGACACGGTTCAAAATTCAGGCACTCAATATATCAATGTGGCAATATCCCAATACTGGGAGGGAATGGCCTGGAAGAATGCATCCAGGAATATCAGCACAGTCAATTCTGAAGGAACTTTTCGGGAATACATAACCCAATATTGGGAAAACAATACCTGGGAAAATCAGGAAAAATGTCAATATGGAAATATCGGACTCCCTGAGGGAATTGTTATACCACAACCTGAAATAGACATCAAAGTATCGGTTTATCCCAATCCATTTATTGAAAGCACCACTTTTAGCTTAGAGGGAATTTATCAAATCAGGGAGCCTGCAGAACTTAGGATTTATAATCTGCTGGGACAAGAAGTTGAAAGGGAGTCAATTACCCAAAACAGATATGTTTTTTCAAGAGAGGCCCTTTCTTCTGGTATTTATATATACAAAATCAGGGTTGCAGGAAAATTAATTGCAAGTGGAAAGTTGGTGGCTGAATGATCAGGCCATTCCTTTCAGCATAAAATTCCAGTACATAAATGGCAACCCATACTTCTTAAGCAACCACATGCTGTATTGTTCCTTGCTGGTATCCAAAAATTTAGAGATCAATGGATCGCTGTCCCTTACATTTTCATATTTGAATTCTGCAAGCAGCATTTTTCCATATCCGGTGATGATGGGGCAAGAGGAATAGCCTTGATATATTTCATTCCCTAGTTGATTGTTTTGGATCATTTCCAAAAGATTATTGACCACTACAGGGGCTTGCTTGCGAATGGCGGCCCCGGTTTTGGCAGTGGGCAGTGCCGCTACATCTCCCAGGGCAAAAATATTTCCAAAACGCTTGTGCTGCAAAGTGTAAATATCTACATCTACCCAGCCTTTGTTATTTCCTTCCTGCACCGCTACTTCTGATTTCTGGATAAATTCCGGTGCAGATTGAGGTGGTGCCAGATGCAGCATATCATAGGGAATGCTAACGGCACCTTCCTCGTAGTGTTCGTCTATTTTTGTCAAATTGCTTTGTGGGCTGTTTTCAAATTTTTCTTTGTCAAATTGATAAACTACTTCCTGCTTTTCAGCATCTATTTTTACAGGGCGATGGAATGGCCGGAATACCACATCTTTTTCCTTGATGATTTCTTCCAGTCTTTTGGCGAAAGGTTGAACACCAAAAATCACAGAACCAGGGGTAGCATAGATCATTTTGCTTTTATCCCTGATGCCTTGTTTGCGCAAATAATGCTCTGAGAGATAGAGAAATTTTTGAGGAGCACCTCCACATTTAATCGGGGTGGTAGGTTGGGTAAAAAGCGCATTTCCACCCTTGAAATTTTGTAAAGTTTTCCAGGCTTTTACAGGATCTACATACACACTGCTCACAATGTCTTTTTTCATGGCTTCTGGCAGCCCCTCCAGTAATTCGGGGCGCATGACCAAGCCGGGCGCAATGACTAGGTAATCGTATGTGAAATCACCTGATGAAGCTGTAGCAACTTTGTTTTCATTGGGTAAAACATCGCTTGCCTTGTCCTTGATCCACTTTATTCCTTTGGGGATATAATCGGCTTCATTTCTAATAGTGTCCTCATAATTATAAGTGCCGGCACCTACCAATGTCCAGGCAGGTTGATACACATGCTTATCAGAGGGCTCTATCAGACCGATTTTAAGGTTTTTGTTTTTTCTGAGTAATTGGGCAGCAACGGTAATTCCCGCTGTTCCTCCACCAATTATCAAAATTTGGTAATGGCTCATTTGTTATGTGTTTTAGCTACAAATAAGCACTTTGTTTTATGGAGATACTGTAACAAAAGTTACACCTCTATTTACTTGGGATACTTTCCAGAATAAATAGTGCGATTACCTCAGCGACTTGTAAATCTTAATTGCGCTCATCAATATTATCACAAAACAAACCAGCCCTATCAATGCATAGAAAAGACTGATTTCCTGTCTTACAACAACCAGTATGACTATCGCTACAAGGAAAATGGTAGCCATTTCATTCCACACGCGCAACTGAGTTGAGGAATATTTAAAAACACCATTTATTTGTTGTTTATAAATGCCTTGTAAAGAAAAATGGTATAAAAATAAACCAGCTACAAAGCCCAGCTTTATCCAAAGCCAAAGTGGAATTACAGGATAATACATCAGCAGCAAAAGACCAAAGACCAGCGTTAAAACAGCCGATGGCCAGGTGATGCCATAGAGCAGTCTTTTCATCATAATGCTGAATTGTGCTTGCAAAATCCTTTTTTCAGATTCCGGTTTTTCATTGGCTTCGGCATTGTATATAAACAGGCGAACCAAATAGAACAAGCCGCTGAACCAGGTTACAACAAAAATAATATGCAGTGCTTTGATGTAGAGAAAAGCCATTTTTTAAAATACCGTATCCGGCAAAGTTCGTATTATTATTTGATCTGTAAGCAAAATTGTAAGGCTATGGCCGATTCTGTATTTATACTTATGTTTTGGCCTGAAAATAAACGCAAAATTCAAAAAAGCTGAAAAGAATTACGCCACTTTGATTGTTTTATG
This region of Chitinophagales bacterium genomic DNA includes:
- a CDS encoding CopD family protein is translated as MAFLYIKALHIIFVVTWFSGLFYLVRLFIYNAEANEKPESEKRILQAQFSIMMKRLLYGITWPSAVLTLVFGLLLLMYYPVIPLWLWIKLGFVAGLFLYHFSLQGIYKQQINGVFKYSSTQLRVWNEMATIFLVAIVILVVVRQEISLFYALIGLVCFVIILMSAIKIYKSLR
- a CDS encoding T9SS type A sorting domain-containing protein translates to MKNISLIALLMLVLFHAHNAQEWLRPLDFTAPDQSNARLSTTEIFQNSINKNLNCENCLAKKQADNAYPWDTVLCFKWNKDDWLYYDMRVLTFDDQGNITQNVSIFFDEFGWKKYKRSIYEYNPEGNLTYGLSQRKNGGSWENDMQSINEYDAEGNLTNAVRQSWKNDRWENNNRQIYEYDNQGNLASGYYQTWGNSKWNNYAKSIFSYNKDNLRDTTYSYSWDGNKWKLRSKSITEYDDNENVLYRLSQTWEDSLWVNNNRYINTYNSDSQQTRYTSQFWNGVFWANDERAIYTYTPAGKRTKILYQEGDGLYWDNDEQIIYMHDTVQNSGTQYINVAISQYWEGMAWKNASRNISTVNSEGTFREYITQYWENNTWENQEKCQYGNIGLPEGIVIPQPEIDIKVSVYPNPFIESTTFSLEGIYQIREPAELRIYNLLGQEVERESITQNRYVFSREALSSGIYIYKIRVAGKLIASGKLVAE
- a CDS encoding TonB-dependent receptor translates to MKRKTILFTLLILFSVLNNTVFAQALSGYVYEQENENPLSGISVYIPELMRGSISNEKGYFEFKNIKAGTYYVQISAVGYSSKTIKSNIPQEEVLNIHLNKSNVTIDEIVVSGARTSRKEETPFQIESISKKEISESGNIGMMDALSERPGIDQISFGSGIGKPVIRGLSFSRIMTIYRGMRFENQQWGEDHGIGLDNNGIDRIEVIKGPASLIYGSGALGGVINLIDEKPAISGKIEGDYTISGYSNSLGLNSSLGIKGTGENGFFWILRKNIQNHADYKSGTGRTIGNSRFSSKNINLDFGIIRNHGSSRFSYTYSGQKPGIISDTEMQESLATSRNDRKMQLPFQNLNDHIFTLQNKLFFKASKLYINLGHHINLREEIETAFDTIDLGLRLSTSSYDIKYLFSPHSKGEYTIGFQGFLQNNKNYEGALDILMPDAWLYDNSIFALVNYDLGKWKIQAGGRYDYRKVIANDKELNGYILPGNPKEGEMNRSFSGFSGSAGLTFIPNKNMYLKGNLSSGFRAPDLAELFSNGEHPGTTRFEKGNENFQREQNLEADLSYHINSSNFSFDVAGFYNYISNYIYFSPTGEQINDLNVWQFQQDNAMLYGGESGFRIHPESLPFLKMKSSFSYVRGKRTSDQSDLPLIPANKFFTEIKLVKDRYKFMETPFLAVRMNNVMAQNRIADDELRTPAYHLLHFSVGANFPLGKFSLNVQLYVHNLLNKTYFDHIALTRPFGIHNMGRNFRLNVGITF
- a CDS encoding ATP-binding protein; amino-acid sequence: MDTTKRIAEKDIQNWFFKSKVLVVTGARQVGKTTMLQNILSEKEQVLWLNADETATRERLQEHNLSALKGIVGNYKIIVIDEIQRVRNSGLLLKLLVDNFKDIQVLATGSSALDISETVFEPLTGRHLLFHLYPFSLAEIYPSKSSFEIEQQLPFHLTYGNYPEICNQRADAEKLLKNLSAQYLYKDVLVWKDIRKPELLDKLLKLLSYQVCSEVSLHELSNQLQVRSETVETYIDLLEKSFVIYRLPAYSTNARKEVTKMHKILFWDNGIRNAVIDNFDDLQLRNDQGQLWENFMIGERMKMNAWLNSDTKSFFWRNYNQSEVDYLETKKGEIKAFEMKWNFNKNQKVSRAFTNAYPNAATDVIHPRNFVEFCRINS
- a CDS encoding FAD/NAD(P)-binding oxidoreductase — protein: MSHYQILIIGGGTAGITVAAQLLRKNKNLKIGLIEPSDKHVYQPAWTLVGAGTYNYEDTIRNEADYIPKGIKWIKDKASDVLPNENKVATASSGDFTYDYLVIAPGLVMRPELLEGLPEAMKKDIVSSVYVDPVKAWKTLQNFKGGNALFTQPTTPIKCGGAPQKFLYLSEHYLRKQGIRDKSKMIYATPGSVIFGVQPFAKRLEEIIKEKDVVFRPFHRPVKIDAEKQEVVYQFDKEKFENSPQSNLTKIDEHYEEGAVSIPYDMLHLAPPQSAPEFIQKSEVAVQEGNNKGWVDVDIYTLQHKRFGNIFALGDVAALPTAKTGAAIRKQAPVVVNNLLEMIQNNQLGNEIYQGYSSCPIITGYGKMLLAEFKYENVRDSDPLISKFLDTSKEQYSMWLLKKYGLPFMYWNFMLKGMA
- a CDS encoding alpha/beta hydrolase; its protein translation is MNWKTKLVLQFTKLKKPIDGSAAINIHKLRKNAASGARLGSLLFDEKIKIKGLKDTEADGVPIRIYRDSDETDLPVMIYYHGGGFVVLDLDSHDRVCRRLCKMNNCIVVSVDYRLAPEHSFPLAHDDAFTAINWVLNHIGEYRGNPEKLILAGDSAGGNLAACMAHRCKREQIPVKAQILIYPWIDGKMDNPSIERNGEGYMLTKDALFWYREQYTPNPEDQCRPEVSPCYEKDFKGLPPAFVLTAEFDPLLDDGKKYFDQLKRAGNNGLYKEYPNMIHGFFNMPKISPDALQAYKDIQIFLNLALAESKS